The Candidatus Nanoarchaeia archaeon genome contains the following window.
GCTGAATGCGCAGGTTCTGAAGTTCTTGTTATATCAGCAGAGGTTTTATAAGAGGTGTACCATTTCTCAGCCCAGGATATATCTTTTCTTTGTTCGAAGAGGGCTTTAGCTGCATTTCCTGCAAAGCCATACGAATGTGCTGAATGTTTTGGATCAGTATCTCTTGTCATATCAGCAGAGGTTTTGGTTGCAAGGTACCATTTCTCAGCCCAGGATATATCTTTTCTTTGTTCGAAGAGGGCTTTAGCTGCATTTCCTGCATATGCTAAAAGATGAGATTCTAAGCTGATTAAATTATTCTCTGAACGATCAGCTTCTGCGCCATCTCTTAACCTCTTAACTCCCTCCATGTTAAATGAGTAGAGTTTAAACAAGAGATCATCTAAGGTATGAGAAGACTGCATGACGTGGTGTGCAACTTTAGTCAGCCGTTTGATAAAACTAATATCCTTGCCTGAAACCGATTCTGTCTTATGTAAATATTCTACAACCAGGCCAGCGCATCTTTTTCCGCTCTGTTCTGATAGGCAGTCGTAATTATCCAGGAGGAGCCCATCCTCTAATTCTCGTTCAATGCCGATTAATTCTTCTAAACCCTCCACAGATGGGGGGTTCTTGCTGCATTTTATAAGTATTGCTGATATGGCAGGGCTCAGTAGAAAGTCCGGCATCCCTTCTGCGAGCTTCTTCAGCCTCATAAGAAGTGCTGACAGAGGGTAGGCCCCTTCGGGGGTGTCAGCAATCGCAGATACCGTCACAAGCGAGCCTGATGCCGATTGACTTTCTACTGAGCCAGGGTGAACCGCAACGCATATATATCCCATATTTGGTATCTATAGAGTCTTTAGCATGGCTTTAAAAGGCGGCAAGTGATTGCAATAGCAATAGAAGACACAATGGAACAGATACTAAAAGAGATAAAGGATACAGAAGAGCAGCTCCGAAAGTTGAGGGAGCAGACTGATGCTGAAGTAGCAAAAATTCTGGAGAAGGGAAAATCTGATGCAGAGAAGCTCGTCGAGAAGGCCAAAGAGGAGTTGGCAGCCCAGCTCAGGGAAAAGCTGGCCCAGCACGAAAATCAGGCTCAGGAGATGAAGCAGAAGATTCTCAAATCCGGCGAGCAGGATATCAAACAGGTCAGCCAGAAGGCAAATAAAGAGAGGGCAGTGCAGAGAATCCTTGAGTTGTTTGAAGCCCACCTCCAGGATAAGGGCAGCAAATGATTGAAAAGATGACATGATTGAAAAGATGGTAAAGGTGAATATTGTAGGTCCAAAAAAGAGGCTTGAGAGTGTAGTGAGCTCTCTCCACAGGCTGAAGGTGCTGCATATCACCGAACATAAGAAGAGTGATGAGTTGGATATCGGCTCTCCGTCAAAAAAAGCTGAAAAGATTTCCCGAATGCTTGTTGAAGTCAGCGCCCTTGTCGCCAGCCTCAGGCTGGAGGCAAGCTGCAGGCCGGAAGCTCTTGGTGATGGAGCGTCTATCAGAAAAAAGCTAAAGGAGATCACAAAGCACGTTGTGCGGCAGCAGGAGGAGCTTAAGGCCCTCAATGAAAGGCTGGCATCAGCCCGCTCATCCGGGGAGAAGATGCTTCCCTTTGCAGGCCTGAGCACTCCATTTGAGTATTATGGAGGATATGAGTGTCTTGTCTCTTTTGCTGGCAGGGCAAAGGATATCCCTGGCCTCAAACATGAACTTCATGGCAACACCATGATGGAACATGCCAAAGATACGCTCCTGCTCTTTGCAGATAAAGCCTCAGAAGAAGTATGCAGGACTGCGCTGAAGAAGCATAGTTTTCAGGCGCTTGGCTATGATCCTTCATGGAAGCATAGCCCAAAGCAGGCGATAAGGGATCTTGAAGCAGAAGAGAAAGGCATTCAGGCAAGAATTGCCAGGATCCAAAGCTCCCTCAACCAGGTCGCTGAAAAATCCGGAAACTTTCTTTTGGCTCTCCAGGCTGCCTTGAAGAAGGAGTTGGAGAAGGCTGAGGCTCCTCTCAAAATGGGATCTACAGAGTCTGCTTTTTTCCTCAGCGGCTGGCTTCCTCAGGCAAGGAAAGAAGAAGTGGAGAAAGCCCTGGCAAAGGAAACCATCCATGTCGTGATCAATGAGCCCGGCAAAAAAGACACGGTTCCTGTTAAGCTTAGGAACAGCAAGACGACCCAGCCCTTTGAGTTTTTTATGGACCTCTATAGCCTTCCCAGCTACAGGGAGCTTGACCCCACGCTGTTCCTGGCCCTCACCTTCCCGCTCTTCTTTGGGTTTATTGTTGGTGACATAGGCTATGGCCTTGCAGGCCTTTTGATAGCATGGTATATTTCAAAAAAGATTCCCGGCACAAAAGGATTCATGAAGATCATTATGGTTTCCTCCCTCATGTCGCTCCTCTTCGGAGTCTTTTTTGGAGAGTTCTTTGGCGAGGAAGAGATTATGGGAATTGCCATGCCCCACGTCCTGAGCCGGGCGCATCAGATGCAGGAGCTCCTTTACCTGGCCATCGCCATAGGGATTATCCATATCAATGCTGCTCTGCTCATCGGATTCTTCAATGAAAAGAGCCACGGCATTAGCCATGCAATCTTCGCAAAGATCTCATGGATCATTCTGCAGATTGGGGTTGCCGTCATTGCACTAGACTTGATGGGCATCATTTCTTCTTCCTACCTTGGATACTTCATCATCGGAATTGCAGTTCTCATGCTTGTCAAAGGCGAAGGCATCAATGGCATCATCGAGCTTCCCGGCATCTTCTCCAATATACTCTCCTATGCAAGGCTTATGGCAATCGGGCTTTCTTCAGTAAGCATTGCTCTTGTTATCAATGAGTTTGCGGCAAAATGGATCGAGGCAGGAGGCCTTCTCGCGATAGGAGCAGTGCTTCTCCTGGTCATTGGCCACGGCGTGAACCTCGCTTTAGGCTACCTGGGCGGATTTCTCCATAGCTTAAGGCTGCACTATGTCGAGTTTTTCACAAAGTTTTTTCACGGCGGAGGGATTGCCTACAGGGCATTCGGGGAGCATAAATGAAGCAGTTGCAGAGGCAGGCAGGGGAGTTTAAAGCTAGGTAAAAAGCAGACTATGACGGACTATCAAACACATCTGCTGAGATTCATCTATCAAAGTTCATAATTCATAAAACACGGAGGTAAAAAATGGAAGACATAAACACAGGGTTGATTGCGATCGGAGCAGCAATTGCGATCGGATCAAGCGCATTCGCAGCAGCTGTTGCAGAGAAGCAGATCGGCGCTGCAGCAGTCGGCGCCATGGCAGAGAAAGAGGAATTGTTCGGAAAAGGGCTTATCCTGACCGTCATTCCCGAAACGCTCGTGATATTCGGCCTGGTCATTGCAATACTGATCCTTGGAATGGCGCAATGAGTCTCCAGCACGTGAAAGAAGAGATATGGAAAGAGGGCCAGAATGAGGCTCGCCGCAGGCTCCAGGCTGCAAAGCATGAAGCAGATGCTATGCATGCAAAGGCTGAGCA
Protein-coding sequences here:
- a CDS encoding V-type ATP synthase subunit I — encoded protein: MIEKMVKVNIVGPKKRLESVVSSLHRLKVLHITEHKKSDELDIGSPSKKAEKISRMLVEVSALVASLRLEASCRPEALGDGASIRKKLKEITKHVVRQQEELKALNERLASARSSGEKMLPFAGLSTPFEYYGGYECLVSFAGRAKDIPGLKHELHGNTMMEHAKDTLLLFADKASEEVCRTALKKHSFQALGYDPSWKHSPKQAIRDLEAEEKGIQARIARIQSSLNQVAEKSGNFLLALQAALKKELEKAEAPLKMGSTESAFFLSGWLPQARKEEVEKALAKETIHVVINEPGKKDTVPVKLRNSKTTQPFEFFMDLYSLPSYRELDPTLFLALTFPLFFGFIVGDIGYGLAGLLIAWYISKKIPGTKGFMKIIMVSSLMSLLFGVFFGEFFGEEEIMGIAMPHVLSRAHQMQELLYLAIAIGIIHINAALLIGFFNEKSHGISHAIFAKISWIILQIGVAVIALDLMGIISSSYLGYFIIGIAVLMLVKGEGINGIIELPGIFSNILSYARLMAIGLSSVSIALVINEFAAKWIEAGGLLAIGAVLLLVIGHGVNLALGYLGGFLHSLRLHYVEFFTKFFHGGGIAYRAFGEHK
- a CDS encoding V-type ATP synthase subunit K is translated as MEDINTGLIAIGAAIAIGSSAFAAAVAEKQIGAAAVGAMAEKEELFGKGLILTVIPETLVIFGLVIAILILGMAQ